DNA sequence from the Oncorhynchus nerka isolate Pitt River linkage group LG9b, Oner_Uvic_2.0, whole genome shotgun sequence genome:
CAATGAAGACTGTGCTTTTTGGGCATCATTAAATGCACTTTCTGGTCGATGCATTTTTACCCTACTATTTCAACAGTATCACATTCTCCACATCGCTTAGCAACTGTGTACTCATGCATGTCAGTATTGCATCATTTAATTTTTTTGTTCCAAATCAACTCTGGCTTCTCTGTTCAACACTCAGTTCATCAGATGCTCTGTAGTTGGTTTCAGAAACCCAAATGATCCATTTCCAGATAACCTTTTAACACATCATATTGAACAAACTTCATGCAAGTAGTGAATGTATTCAGTTCATGACAGACCTTGGGTTTATTTAGTAAACGTAATCTAGTTTTGGATTAGATTCTTGTTCTCTTTTCTACAAATCTAacttctattttttattttactagctGGAATGGAGAACAAAACCAATGGATCAGTGGAAGCCAAGCCGTAAGTTTAGAGGGTAGTCTTCCTTCTGAGGCTATAGATGAGGGATAAGATTGATGGCCTTCTGCCTTGTCCCTATACCCATTATGctgtcctctctgttctgtttttcTAGTAAGGTGGAGAATGGACAGCTGCCGGATCCTGCTGACTGGGCGGTTACTGATGTCGTTAACTATTTCAAAGCTGCAGGATTTGAAGAGCAGGCTACTGCTTTCCAGGACCAGGTAAATTAACAGAACATAATTTACTAACCTTGCAAGTTGCACATTCTTCTCTCTCGCGCGGGTCAGAGCTTCCCAATCCCTTCTTTTCGTAGGAAATCGATGGAAAGTCTTTGCTTCTGATGACGCGGAACGATGTCCTGACAGGCCTGTCCATCAAACTGGGGCCAGCACTGAAGATCTACGAGTACCATGTGAAGCCACTCCAGACCCAGCATCTGAAGAGTAATGCTAATGCATCATAGCATCACCCCATGCTCTTCCATGTGCAACAGGACAGTCATCTATGGAGGGTTGAGAGGCTGGACGGACAGACCAGGCTGAAGACGTTTATGGACAGCAGAAGATGGTGCTTAGAAAACTTATTTGCATCCTTATGCAATGTCAATGTACTTTTACTTGAAGTGATGACCGATGCCAAATGGTTTACGCCGTGAAATTAATTTACAAAAGACATGGCAGTGATCATACGGTTTTTAGTTAACTGAGTGATATTAGTTTATGAAAGTAAGGACTTGATTCCTTTATTTGAATAAAATTATTTTACAGGTCTTAAAGTACACTGTACAGGTTTGTTTAGTTTTTCCTAAGTTTGTTTCAAAATATTCTAATCAAGCATGCTACTGAAGCGGATTCAACCGAATTGGTTaatttaggagacagtccttttCAGATGGACGCAAAGGTGCACTAGATGTCTGACCTGCTGATAAATGTCCTAACCTTGTCTTGATATTTTCATTATATACAAACTTTTGAACACGGTTTTGATTTCAGAAAAAAAATGCATGGTAATTAATTGGAGGAAATGTGTTTGAAGCAGTCTTAGAAATATTGCTCCTCCATCACTGAATTTTTTTCCCTAATGAGCCACTATGAATATTAGATGATCAAATCAGTATCTTTAAGCATCATGTACATCAATGATCTATTTAAAGTGATGCTCTGGGAACTTTGTATAATCTCAGCCTGTAGTTTTGAAAGTGGTGCTTACAAGCCAAAACGGGTCCCCATTTTGTGTACTGTTTTACAAATTTGTGCATAAGATCCCAGACTGCATATTTAAGCACTTGGGGGTGGGGAATATAGGTTCATAAGTGTTCTTTGATTTCCTTATTTACCATATTCTTTCATCTTAAAATGGTGGCTTTTTTTTTGATTGATATGGATGTTTTTATCAAAAGTAGTAGTCTTTCCCTTTTGTATTGTTAAGGTGCTCTGTTTGCATTCTGTTATGAAATAAACTACTTGCATCTAAGATTTGAGATACCACTATCAGTCGGACCAAAGAACGATTAGCAAACAATCATGTAGAGAAAGAATAATGTTTTAATTTCTAAATACAAAAAGTCAAGAACAATGATGAATAAAATAGAAAAAGGCACAATAATTTACTTGAAAACCATCCTGTGCCATAAAAAATAAACCTGTAATAATTTCCTCTAAGGTGGTTTGCTGAAAATAGATGGCAAGTCTTCCTTACATGATTTCTGACACGTTATTCTACACTTCATGAGATTCTGTGGCAGTGGAATGCCATGGGAAATGAATAGCAGTGTTGAGGTCAACTTTTTCCCTGTAGCATCAAAACAAAGGCCTGCAAGACAGGAACAGAGTGAGATAAGCACATGCATGTATCTTGAATTTCTCTGCATTGCAACCAAATACTAGTCTGCAATCCACACTGATTCTGTTTGGATTCCAGGCCAATGAAGGACTACATAGACAACCAGAagagcacatttttgttttgacACAAGGGGAGACTCACCAAATAATGCTGTGGTTTGTCTGTCCTATGGGTCTGTCTCACAAGAAGGAGCACACCTTCTGTGGTCTGAAGGGGTTGGTGCTGGAGGAGACCCCAGTGAGTAGGGGGTCCTGGAGGGCATTCTGCATGCAGAACTGCTGAAGGTCTGCTGCTGCCTGGGACACCTGAACAGAAACCATAATACAGGAATATAGTTGTGAACAAAAAAAATGACCTGTTGCAACCTGTAACATTGCACTCATTGCTAGCTTTAAGACTCCTACAACTATCCCCCTTGAATGGATGTTGCCAATACTAGCTATCAGGTGTGAACACAGATCCTTAATTAGGCTATGAATGATCATTGGGCGGTAGGAAACACTCAATAATGACCAACAATTCCAATTCCATTAGAGACGATTAAGCAAAATATTGTGTTATCGCAAGATCACCATTTCTGTGCCTAGATTCCACGCCCTTAGCTAGCTATTAGCCACTGTTAGCTAGATACTGATACTAGCTGACTA
Encoded proteins:
- the samd13 gene encoding sterile alpha motif domain-containing protein 13, which codes for MENKTNGSVEAKPKVENGQLPDPADWAVTDVVNYFKAAGFEEQATAFQDQEIDGKSLLLMTRNDVLTGLSIKLGPALKIYEYHVKPLQTQHLKSNANAS